TGTTGAATGTTTAGTCTAATTTTTGCAGTTCAAtcaatttcaaatatatatttcgtCTGTTATCCTGCACTTCTTTGcttctttgacttttttttacatgataAACTATATGGTTTTACATAGTCACTCACAGTTTGCCAGCAGCTCAAATGAAGGGCTTTTGTAGGTGCGCACTTTGTTGGCAGCAACACACTGATATTCCCCATCGTGACGCAGCTTTAATGGTCTGAAGTGAATCGTGCTGTTGTCGGTGCCATTGGACACCTGCAGGTTTGAGTCGTTCATTCCCAGGGCCACGTTGTCTTTCATCCAGTAAATTTCTTCGAACGGGCCGTCAACCACGCATGTCAGGCTGAACGCTTGCTGGTCGATTGGGGTGCCGCTGTTTCTCACCAGCACAGACTGAATAGTTTCTGTTGATACAGTAAAGCTGAgaaaacagcttacatttgatctcaTCTGACATGGATCATTTACTCACCAATAACAGACAGAGTCTTCATGCTGGTATTGTTCTTTCCTGTCACTTTATTAGAGGCCATACAGGTGTATTCGCCGCTCATGTTCAGAAAAACCCTGTCATATACTATGGTTCGGGAACTGCCTATCTGGCTACTGTTAAACCACCAGCTAAACTCACTCTGGGGATATGATGAAGCAGAACAGTTGAAGACCACAGACTGGCCAGTTTCAGCATAGGATGGGCCGTAAATCATGGGGAGGTCTGGTCCATCTGCAACACAGACAGTTTTTCAAGTCAGCACCCAAACACACCAACCAAAACACAAACTGTCCTGGCCAGAAGTTCATCTTAAGGCACTTTCTAGGTAACAGTTATTTCTCAACCATCAAATAACTGCCTTCCTCTTGCTTTATTCAAGTCATGTTATAACTGTTATACCTCGCCTGCCATGCATGTGCTGTGACTGTGGCTGGTTGACATGCTACATGTTTTGCCAGCAAGTGACTATACAATGACAGAAGCGCTCCAACTCAGGGACTCAAACACAAATCTGTTAtggccacaaagatttttttttccacaagtcACAGGGCTGTTCATTGGTGTTGGTCAGCTGACACGCTGTCGCATACATCTCTCAAAGCAACAGTACAGCGATAGTCTTCTGACTGCTGGTTGGAGAGCAAGaacttttttcacttttaccAGTGAAAAACAAGGCTGGAGAACTGTGCCTACTGTGTAGACATTCTCAATAGGTGCCATTTATTCAACAATACTATGAGATTTTAACAAATTATAAACAAATTAATTGGAAAATTTAAGATGAGTTTTCAGCTTCATAACCTGTTAGAATATCATTCACAATCCGACTCAGATGATAAATGTGAGCTTTGAACTATTCTACATATTTACAATAACAAACATTCACTCCTGGACTTTTATTATTCACATTTTCTGCCAGATGATGTGAGCAATATCCAGGTGTTTTTAGTTAGTCTGGGTGGGACTGAGCAGCCTTGTGGTCTCTCACTCTATCAGCGACAAGAGGGCCGAACTGCTGCAATGACAATGAGCGCAAAGCACTGGGTCACCTTTTTCAGGTGTTATTGTTGAATATTCTTTAACGGACTAACCTTCAAGGAGTTatggtttaaaaatgtaaaatttaaaATGCACATGAAAAATCACAGTGTCAGCAATAGGATCGTCGATAAGAGAAGCATGAGGAATAACAGCTCAGGGGCCACAAAATAATTGGGTGGGGGGCGGGATGCAGTAAGGGACTAGTAATTGAGATTCTGTTGTGTGGACTTTTGTAAGTGTGTTTTATGAGCTTTTACTCACAACCATAACGTACAGTCAGGTGAAGTTCAATTGTTAAATTCCgatccacagaaaaaaaaggaaacttctGAATCAAGCGTGTGTACGGAACTTACAGTTCACAGCGAGCTTGTATAAGGCACTGGTCTTGTTTTCATACGGATTCATGGCCCCACATTGGTAGTGCCCAGAATCGTTGCGGTGgagagggtcaaaggtcacggtCCTCATGTGGAAAACCGTTCTGTTGTCCGCAGTCAGTGGCTTGCCGTCCTTCATCCAGGTCACTTGCTCAGCAAATCCGGTTATCTCACACTTCAGCTGATGGGAGGCATCTTCCACTGCTGGACTGGTGGTTGGTGCCACTCTAACCGCTGTTATTGGCTCTGTTGACCATTTAGAACAATAGTTATTTAACTGTTTTGCTTGAGGACTTCACCATCAATCCTAGCCTCACCGAAGACCACGAGTGTCCAGTGGGCGGAGCTGTTGAGACCTGTCACGTGGTTGCTGGCCACACAGGTGTAATTCCCACTCATGTCTGTCGTTGAACCCAGGATCACATGCTTGGATGTGGTGGCCACTTGAGAATTGTTATGAAACCACTGGTACTGACTGGGAGGGTGTGACGCTGCCATGCATGTGAGGGTGACGTTTTCACCCGCCTTGGCTACACTTGGACCCATGATGGTTGCCATTTCAGGCCCATCTACAACATCAAACGAACATCAGCCACTAGTACAGCGATAatcatgactcagcagaatGCAACAATAATGCAAATCGATTTGAAAATCAAAGAGGTGGTTTGAGCGCTCACACGAAACCGTCAGGGTGAAGTTGTCGCTGGCGAGACGACTGTGTGGATTGGAGGCTTCACATCTGTAGTTTCCGTTGTCAGAACGCATCACAGGGTCAAAGGTTAGGGTCGCGTTGTCCATGGAGAGGTTTTTGTTGCCACCAGGGTACAGTGGCATGCCTTGATACGACCAGGTGATGGAGTGGACAGTTCCACGAGCGTCGCAAGTCAAACTGAATGTTTGGTTCAGGACTGGGTCTGATCCAACCACCGACACCCTGGTAACGGGTTCTGCAGAAACAGAAAGGTTATTAAAGAAGACCACGAGAGAAAGTCACTTCAGATGACTTAACAGATCAATTGTGTGTGAAGTCGATTTCTCAGTGAATGTTTTTCACTGCAAAATCCCAAGCATGTCACATTATGCAATGTGCTGCCATCACCAAAGCAAATACAATGACAtttagttttatatatataaaaaaaaaacaaaactgaggaTAGAAGCCCAAGAAAAACTACATTCTGTTCACTTAACACAGCAAAGAGTCTGCACCACTAAACGTAAATATCTGGTATCAAATATtgatataaaaatacaattaaagtgTGGTGAATAAATCCTAATTAAAATATACAGAATTCCCGTTTAAGTGAGTGCTGTTGCCCCTGGCATCGTGCACTATGCCAGCACTAATGAACATCCACAAGAAGAACCTGAGGGACTGCAGCTCACCGAAAACATTGAGcatggtggtggtggagctgtTCTTCCCAGTGACGCCGTTGGAGGCCATGCAAGTGTACTCTCCACTCATGTTGGTGGTCAACGGTCCGATGTTGTAGACAGAGCCCTGCGACACCAACGTGTTGTTAAAGTACCAGCTGTGTTGACTGGGCGGCTGAGAGTCACTGGAGCAGTTGAGTTTCACAATTGTTCCCGTCAGAGCCGACGTCGGACCCTCAATCTCCGGGCTCATGGGGCCGTCTGTGGAGTTGAGGGGACatggttattttatttactaCACTTCCTGATGTAATATGACTGTGTACTTACAGTTCACCACGAGCCTGTAGCTGCCACTTGTCATGTTGCTGACAGCATTAGCGGCCCAACACTGATAGTCTCCACCGTCCGAGAGTTGGACGGGATTTAGGGTCATCGTTTTGTTGTCAGTTCCGAAGCCTGTTGTGTTGTCGGCTGAAATCACGTCACCGTCTTTCCACCAAACGACTTGATGAAAAAGGCCATCTACTTCACAAGTCAGAGTGAAGGACTTCGTGTGTATCGCCAGGGCACCGGCGTCATTCACCATCACGGCTGAGATGGGTGCTGTAGGAACAAGTAAGGAGGAGAAGACCCaggttgttgcagtgcattatgggatttgtATGAATGGTGGgagaaatatttaaataacaaatgtgttttgaatggcaacattttgagaaaaatatcacaaaggtttgtttttgcttttcagtTTTATCAAGCATCTTTTGGCATTTTTGCTTTTTCCCGCGTGAGTATAGCTTTTGGGGAAGTCACCGTCTTGTTTGtcctagttctgctgctactggAACACActataaaaacaatgtttattgGGCAATAACAACAGATTTATTCACCATTGTCTCATGACAGTAGAGTGACGCAATTATACACATTTTATAAAGCCAAGCCTTCCAGTTTCTGCTAGTTTTATTGGCTATGTTGACAGCACTGTTGCAGGAGCAAATAGTGAAGTAAATAGTGAAAGCTTGAAAACCTAATGACCCTGTGTTCCAACACTGGTTTTCAATTGCCATGCAAATCAACAACGATACCAGGAAATATGTGGGAAATGCAAATACCAAGCGTGATGATGTTTTTACCTTGGACTTCGAGTTGCAACCTGGCAGGGTGGGCATTGAACTGCTGGAGTCTGTACTCTCCAGAGTCATTGAGCTGCACCAACCTCAGCGTTAATGCTGAGGTGGCGGGATTGTACTCAACACGGTCCTGCCAGTCAGCGCTAATGTTCGCCCCTCCTGGGTAGACTATCACAATGATGTCCGAGTCAAACGTCCACGAACCAAGGCTTACTACGAACGTGCTGGAGAGTGTGATGTTGCTGTCCAGTCGGGCTGGGTTCTGAGAGGCACGGATCGTCTGGCCGTGGACACCTGGGCAAGAGGGACAACGTCATAGTCAACCTACGCAACAGCAGttaaagaaacacatttattcTTAATATTTAAAGGTTATCCATGGAACCATGAACTTGTCcaataaataatgcaatatCAAGACACAATGCAGTTATGAACaaatgaaagtgttgtttttttttctcatgcttTCAAAGACTTCAAAGACTACAATGgaacacattttgttgttttattgactttttaaaTGGAAGAGAGAAGCTAACAGCAAAAATAGATGACTCCAgcgataataaataaataatagaaactATGAATCATGGTGAGCCAGAAAGTCAAGCTCATTCCGAACACTTCCCCTGAAATGGTGGGGTGAGATACAAAAACAACGTGTCACAGGATTTACTTGCTATTTTCTCCATTAGCTCAGGGGTCATGACCCACCATGCAAAGAAAAATAGAGTTTGTCTTTAAAGGAAACACAATCTCATCTAGTCTCCTctgtcatggatgttttggttatgacatcatgcTATATATGAATTAAACTTTACGATTTGCatcaatgatttttttgcaATGAATTAATTGTGTAATTACATTAGTTTCGAGGCGTAATATCCTTATTATAATAAAGTAGTCTAAAGTATCtaccacaaaaaaatgaatactgATTGTGCTGTACTTATATGATATGGTtttacctttattttgaaagaccACAGTATCAAGTGAGACCAATAATTTAAAAGGTAGACagtcaataaaaatgtcaaaaacagtgcttgaacacaaaagaaaaagaacttgGTTTCACATACTGCTTTTGAGCCAGCTGCCAACACACATGAAAAAACTATCTCACAGTGACGACAGTGCCACACATCTGAGCCACCTGGGGCTTAGAAATGTCAGTCAGTCATGTCAAAGTTAAATGATCTTCGAgccaaaaaaaagacattaaaaaatctcaaaatgtttgactaaaagaacaaaaacaaacaaataaacaaacaattaTATTTCTTCATATCTATGGTATAAAGATGAAAGACTGTTACCTGAGATGAACCCCAAGATCATTGGCATCAAGATGAACAGTGCCGGAGATCCCATTCTCCTGGGATGTGAATCTTTCAAACGCTGAATTCAATATGGAAACTTGTTAGGCCAGAACTCCCTTATCAAGAATTAATATTTGTTCAATGTTTTAAATGCGCCACGCTTGGGCGATGCAAATCCTCCCACCATCATGTCACCGCAGCCCCACCTTGTTTTGAACTGGCTCCCTCCTGGACTGGCACTAAGGAGTGTTCATTTACTGTAAACCTTCATTGTTTGGCCACTTTCAAACCAACTGGACAGGATGGATAATAAACCATCTTGctcatgacacttttttttctgttccacaCCTTTCTCAAACAAAGGTGCCACTATAATTGGAATTTTTTTAATGTGGAAAATTGCAGTTTGgcaatgctgctgctgtgataTTGATCAAACTCCTGCCGCGCCTGCTGCACATAATGGACACTCGGATCACTGATCACAAGTTTCATTTCTTATGAAACTCTGAATACATTTGTCGAGAACCACAACCACTCCCCACTGACCTTTGATACATACTTTGCTTTGAATTTGTTTTCCCTCTGTTTACTGTAACCACAGCCCCATGGAGGAGAATGAATTCATCCCTAAACAATAGAGATAAGGAATGTTCTTTCCATGGTGCAAGCATTTAATCACAGGGGAACATTAAGAGGTGgttttagttttatttccaAAGACCACAGTATCTACTGAGACTGTTTTACTAATGggataaataatttaaaaagttgacagtcaataaaaatgtcaacaattgtGCTCTActtaaaaaacccaaaacattccaatagaggaaacacaaaattatgacaaaacaaaatagaTAATGTCTTGACacaaatgactttatttatttagataagAAGGACTTGCTGGGATTAGAAACATGATTAAAACTTTCCAGATAATCCACTTGATCACAAACACTCTGAGTCTTATCAACATTAGGGTATGTAAATAGCAAGCGTGTGATAGTGCGAGTCTCTCAATGGTGCGAAATGGTGTGTGCTACTATCACTT
This window of the Synchiropus splendidus isolate RoL2022-P1 chromosome 12, RoL_Sspl_1.0, whole genome shotgun sequence genome carries:
- the LOC128767903 gene encoding carcinoembryonic antigen-related cell adhesion molecule 5-like, with product MRKIGRGGGWETQKDKEEEGGCVSGSVRVVPSINPAVVGDTVVLSLSPPATLNSGRWSVGEAPIVTWLGEQLAVFPSHTGRATVNVTTGALTLTSVTTSDTGVYTVQSDETDFSANTLLSVLEPVSNVTLQVNHTSLMELRASAVARCSVSSGSSLSFVWMNGSSEVTAGERVQLSDQNATLTVVNVTRYDQGPFVCFVSNLVSNGSSDALNFTVVYGPDNMALTVDGQNSTSVSSGSNASLLCTAQSNPPAQLQWAFKGELINTTGAHLRLHNINEGHVGPYTCLAYNNETKLSSNVTADIRISNAAPGPRSLNPGLLFVLVLFGLAMMGVHGQTIRASQNPARLDSNITLSSTFVVSLGSWTFDSDIIVIVYPGGANISADWQDRVEYNPATSALTLRLVQLNDSGEYRLQQFNAHPARLQLEVQAPISAVMVNDAGALAIHTKSFTLTCEVDGLFHQVVWWKDGDVISADNTTGFGTDNKTMTLNPVQLSDGGDYQCWAANAVSNMTSGSYRLVVNYGPMSPEIEGPTSALTGTIVKLNCSSDSQPPSQHSWYFNNTLVSQGSVYNIGPLTTNMSGEYTCMASNGVTGKNSSTTTMLNVFEPVTRVSVVGSDPVLNQTFSLTCDARGTVHSITWSYQGMPLYPGGNKNLSMDNATLTFDPVMRSDNGNYRCEASNPHSRLASDNFTLTVSYGPEMATIMGPSVAKAGENVTLTCMAASHPPSQYQWFHNNSQVATTSKHVILGSTTDMSGNYTCVASNHVTGLNSSAHWTLVVFEPITAVRVAPTTSPAVEDASHQLKCEITGFAEQVTWMKDGKPLTADNRTVFHMRTVTFDPLHRNDSGHYQCGAMNPYENKTSALYKLAVNYGPDLPMIYGPSYAETGQSVVFNCSASSYPQSEFSWWFNSSQIGSSRTIVYDRVFLNMSGEYTCMASNKVTGKNNTSMKTLSVIETIQSVLVRNSGTPIDQQAFSLTCVVDGPFEEIYWMKDNVALGMNDSNLQVSNGTDNSTIHFRPLKLRHDGEYQCVAANKVRTYKSPSFELLANYGPLNISITGPDTGKDGTTVTLTCSADSRPDSHFKWLLPNPSLSISNMPTLSFTATKSIEGTFTCEARNPVSNVTATATKTFTLSGVASAFQLTSQNLVILTVLLSSCLTLMLP